In a genomic window of Bacteroidales bacterium:
- the mnmE gene encoding tRNA uridine-5-carboxymethylaminomethyl(34) synthesis GTPase MnmE, with amino-acid sequence MYQTDDICAIATGGVQSAIAIIRISGSNIIDKLSKIIVFKNSEININKCKTSQLYRIEIHYDQKLLDDGLLALFRSPKSYTGEDLVELYLHGSLYIQQEILKVLQNNGIRLAQPGEFSLRAYLNGKMDLTQAEAVHDIITSSNSLSHTIAMQQMRGGIGNEIRLIKEKLLQLLSLVELELDFSEEDVEFASRDKILNLLNNFIERIHKLSLSFDYGNAIKKGVLIAIVGETNVGKSTLMNALLNDERSIVSSIPGTTRDVIEDSFTYKGVTFRFIDTAGIRKTTDEIEQIGVELAIKKASEAKLLLLLVNANDKWDVIKSSIDYWKNQLHQGQQLLVVLNKIDKVSASELGELTLKINQLIPKVFAISAKFKLHIELLMDEMYDFVQSLHVTGSENIITNARQYNALILALQAAQNAKEAIINNIATDLLAEELKMVNMHLSQVIGEIPSQEVLNEIFSRFCIGK; translated from the coding sequence ATGTATCAAACAGATGATATTTGTGCAATAGCAACTGGTGGAGTTCAATCTGCTATTGCAATTATTCGTATTAGTGGTTCAAATATTATTGATAAGTTATCGAAGATAATCGTATTTAAAAATTCAGAAATTAATATAAATAAGTGTAAAACAAGCCAATTGTATCGTATTGAAATACATTATGATCAAAAATTACTCGATGATGGTCTATTAGCCTTGTTTAGATCTCCTAAATCCTATACTGGAGAAGATTTAGTTGAGTTATATTTACATGGATCCTTGTATATTCAACAAGAGATATTGAAAGTTTTACAAAATAATGGCATTCGTTTAGCTCAGCCTGGCGAATTTTCGTTGCGAGCTTACTTAAATGGTAAAATGGATTTAACGCAAGCCGAAGCGGTTCATGATATAATTACTTCGAGTAATAGTCTTTCGCATACTATTGCTATGCAACAAATGAGAGGGGGTATTGGAAACGAAATACGATTGATAAAAGAAAAATTATTACAGTTATTATCGTTAGTTGAATTAGAACTTGATTTTTCGGAAGAAGATGTTGAATTTGCTAGCAGAGATAAAATTTTGAATTTATTAAACAATTTTATTGAGCGAATTCATAAACTTTCACTTTCATTCGATTATGGAAATGCAATAAAAAAAGGTGTTTTAATTGCTATTGTAGGCGAAACAAATGTGGGTAAATCGACTCTTATGAATGCGTTGCTTAATGATGAGCGATCAATAGTTTCGTCTATTCCAGGAACGACTCGTGATGTTATTGAAGATTCTTTTACTTATAAGGGTGTTACTTTTCGTTTTATAGATACAGCGGGAATTAGAAAAACTACTGATGAAATAGAACAAATTGGCGTAGAGTTAGCCATAAAAAAAGCTTCCGAAGCCAAATTACTTTTACTATTAGTAAATGCCAATGATAAATGGGATGTTATTAAATCTTCTATTGATTATTGGAAAAATCAACTTCATCAAGGACAACAATTATTGGTAGTTTTGAATAAGATTGATAAAGTTTCTGCTTCAGAATTAGGTGAATTAACATTAAAAATAAATCAGTTAATTCCTAAAGTATTTGCTATTTCTGCTAAATTTAAACTTCATATAGAGTTGTTAATGGATGAAATGTATGATTTTGTTCAATCGTTACATGTAACTGGGAGTGAAAATATTATTACAAATGCGCGTCAATATAATGCTTTAATTTTAGCTCTGCAAGCAGCTCAAAATGCTAAAGAGGCTATAATAAATAATATTGCAACCGATTTATTAGCCGAAGAATTAAAAATGGTAAATATGCACTTGTCGCAAGTCATAGGAGAAATACCTTCGCAAGAAGTATTGAATGAAATATTTAGCCGTTTTTGTATTGGCAAATAA
- the sucD gene encoding succinate--CoA ligase subunit alpha: MSVLVNKNSRVIVQGFTGTEGSFHASQMIEYGTNVVGGVTPGKGGTLHLNRPVFNTVHQAVKATGADVSVIFVPAPYAADAILEAADGGIKVIVAITEGIPTQDMIKVKAYLKHKDCRLIGPNCPGIITPGEAKVGIMPGFIHQKGIIGIISRSGTLTYEAVDQVTKLGLGQSTCIGIGGDPIIGTTTLEAVKLLMADEETKGIIVIGEIGGQMETEAALWIKDHKTKPVVGFIAGQTAPKGRRMGHAGAIIGGADDTAAAKMKIMQECGIAVVQSPAHIGITMKNQLIK; encoded by the coding sequence ATGAGTGTATTAGTCAATAAAAACTCACGTGTTATTGTTCAGGGATTTACTGGAACAGAAGGTAGTTTTCATGCATCGCAAATGATTGAATATGGGACCAATGTGGTTGGGGGGGTTACACCTGGCAAAGGAGGCACTTTACATCTAAATAGGCCTGTTTTCAATACGGTACACCAAGCAGTTAAAGCTACCGGAGCCGATGTTTCAGTTATTTTTGTACCCGCTCCTTATGCTGCTGATGCTATTTTAGAAGCTGCCGATGGCGGCATTAAAGTCATTGTTGCCATTACCGAAGGCATACCTACTCAAGACATGATTAAAGTTAAAGCATATCTTAAACACAAAGATTGCAGGCTTATTGGTCCCAATTGTCCGGGTATCATCACTCCGGGCGAAGCAAAAGTAGGAATTATGCCCGGTTTCATTCATCAAAAAGGAATCATTGGAATTATTAGCCGAAGTGGAACTCTTACATACGAAGCCGTTGACCAAGTCACCAAATTAGGCTTAGGTCAAAGCACATGTATAGGCATTGGTGGCGACCCTATAATTGGTACTACTACTTTAGAAGCTGTAAAGCTTTTAATGGCTGACGAAGAAACAAAAGGAATAATTGTTATAGGCGAAATTGGTGGTCAAATGGAAACCGAAGCCGCTTTATGGATAAAAGACCATAAAACTAAACCTGTTGTCGGTTTTATAGCTGGACAAACAGCTCCAAAAGGTAGAAGAATGGGACACGCAGGTGCCATTATTGGAGGGGCAGACGATACCGCTGCTGCAAAAATGAAAATTATGCAAGAATGCGGCATAGCTGTGGTTCAGTCGCCTGCTCATATCGGAATAACAATGAAAAATCAATTAATTAAATAA
- the fabG gene encoding 3-oxoacyl-[acyl-carrier-protein] reductase translates to MGLLTGKVLVVTGASRGIGRSIALKAAQNGADVAFSDLKVDDNLLSLEKELTALGVKAKGYASDASKHEDSQKFIDEVIKDFGKIDALVNNAGITRDALLMRMTEEQWDLVINVNLKSVFNLTKAVQKYMLKQKYGSIINISSVVGVGGNAGQANYAASKAGIIGFTKSIAKELGSRNIRCNAIAPGFIETDMTKTLPQEVVQGWYDKIPLKRGGTPDEVANVVVFLASDLSSYISGQCINVCGAMQT, encoded by the coding sequence ATGGGATTATTAACAGGAAAAGTTTTAGTTGTAACCGGTGCCTCCAGAGGCATTGGACGCTCCATTGCACTTAAAGCAGCTCAAAATGGAGCCGATGTTGCATTTAGCGACCTTAAAGTTGATGATAATTTATTATCGCTCGAAAAAGAATTAACCGCTTTGGGCGTAAAAGCAAAAGGTTATGCTTCAGATGCTTCTAAACACGAAGATTCACAAAAATTTATCGACGAAGTAATAAAAGATTTTGGTAAAATTGATGCATTGGTAAACAATGCCGGTATTACACGCGATGCGCTACTCATGCGAATGACTGAAGAACAATGGGACTTAGTAATAAATGTCAACCTAAAATCGGTATTCAACTTAACCAAGGCTGTTCAAAAATACATGCTCAAACAAAAATATGGTTCTATTATTAATATAAGTTCAGTTGTTGGTGTTGGAGGTAATGCAGGACAGGCAAACTATGCAGCTTCTAAAGCGGGCATTATTGGCTTCACCAAATCTATAGCTAAAGAACTAGGTAGTAGAAACATTCGTTGCAACGCTATTGCACCTGGATTTATTGAAACAGATATGACAAAAACCCTTCCTCAAGAAGTAGTTCAAGGATGGTATGATAAAATTCCATTGAAACGTGGTGGTACACCTGACGAAGTCGCCAATGTAGTTGTCTTTTTAGCAAGCGATTTATCTTCTTATATTTCAGGCCAATGCATTAACGTTTGTGGTGCTATGCAAACCTAA